Proteins from a genomic interval of Mycobacterium conspicuum:
- a CDS encoding VOC family protein — protein MSEHEVRMIVLSTDDLDESIRFYSETLGMPLKFRDGAHFAALDGGAVTLALATPVDHPIPGQVVVGIKTADVDAAAKAVEASGGGIVKGPYDDAHERRAVVYDNKGNGLVFYSPLAR, from the coding sequence GTGAGCGAGCACGAAGTACGGATGATCGTCTTGTCGACCGATGACCTGGACGAATCAATCCGGTTTTACAGCGAGACCCTGGGCATGCCGCTGAAGTTCCGGGACGGGGCCCACTTCGCGGCCCTCGACGGTGGCGCGGTCACGCTGGCGCTGGCGACCCCGGTGGACCATCCCATCCCCGGGCAGGTGGTCGTCGGCATCAAGACCGCTGACGTGGACGCGGCCGCCAAGGCCGTCGAGGCCAGTGGCGGGGGCATCGTCAAGGGCCCCTACGACGACGCGCACGAGCGTCGCGCCGTGGTTTACGACAACAAGGGCAACGGCCTGGTCTTCTACAGCCCGCTGGCCCGGTGA
- the leuA gene encoding 2-isopropylmalate synthase, whose translation MNNFPESASPDAYSSARTIVKPAGPPRPGQPSWNPQRVTSMPVGRYRPFAEEVEPIRVPDRTWPDRVIAQAPLWCAVDLRDGNQALIDPMSPARKRRMFDLLVRMGYKEIEVGFPSASQTDFDFVREIITDGAIPDDVTIQVLTQCRPELIERTFEACRGARQAIVHFYNSTSILQRRVVFRADRAAVQAIATDGARKCVEEAAKYPDTRWRFEYSPESYTGTELEYAKQVCDAVGEIIAPTPDDPIIFNLPATVEMATPNVYADSIEWMSRNLANRESVILSLHPHNDRGTAVAAAELGYQAGADRIEGCLFGNGERTGNVCLVTLGLNLFSRGVDPQIDFSNIDEIRRTVEYCNQLPVHERHPYGGDLVYTAFSGSHQDAINKGLDQMKIDADAADSDVEDMLWQVPYLPIDPKDVGRTYEAVIRVNSQSGKGGVAYIMKADHGLALPRRLQIEFSQVIQKIADGEGGEVSPKEMWDAFSEEYLRPILPLERVRQHVDASEEDTGTTSITATVKVNGVETEIKGAGNGPLAAFVDALGGVGFDVSVLDYSEHAMSAGEEAQAAAYVEASVAGRTVWGVGIAPSITAASLRAVVSAVNRASRD comes from the coding sequence GTGAACAACTTTCCTGAATCCGCCAGCCCCGACGCCTATAGCTCGGCGCGGACGATCGTAAAACCCGCCGGCCCGCCTCGGCCCGGCCAGCCCAGCTGGAACCCCCAGCGCGTCACCTCGATGCCCGTCGGCCGGTACCGGCCCTTCGCCGAGGAAGTAGAGCCCATCCGGGTACCCGACCGGACCTGGCCCGATCGCGTCATCGCTCAGGCACCCCTGTGGTGCGCGGTCGACCTGCGCGACGGCAATCAGGCGCTGATCGACCCGATGAGCCCGGCCCGCAAGCGCCGCATGTTCGACCTGCTGGTGCGCATGGGCTACAAGGAGATCGAGGTTGGCTTCCCGTCAGCCAGCCAGACCGACTTCGACTTCGTCCGCGAGATCATCACCGACGGCGCGATCCCCGACGACGTGACGATCCAGGTGCTGACCCAGTGCCGACCCGAGCTGATAGAGCGCACCTTCGAGGCGTGCCGGGGCGCGCGGCAAGCGATCGTGCACTTCTACAATTCGACGTCAATCCTGCAGCGCCGCGTGGTGTTTCGCGCCGACCGGGCCGCCGTGCAGGCGATCGCCACCGATGGCGCGCGCAAGTGCGTCGAGGAGGCCGCCAAATACCCGGACACTCGTTGGCGGTTCGAGTATTCGCCGGAGTCCTACACCGGCACCGAGCTCGAGTACGCCAAGCAGGTGTGCGACGCCGTCGGCGAGATCATCGCCCCGACGCCGGACGACCCGATCATCTTCAACCTGCCCGCCACCGTGGAGATGGCCACGCCCAACGTGTATGCCGATTCGATCGAGTGGATGAGCCGCAATCTGGCCAACCGGGAGTCGGTGATCCTGAGCCTGCATCCACACAACGATCGCGGAACCGCCGTCGCCGCAGCCGAATTGGGCTATCAGGCGGGCGCCGACCGCATCGAGGGCTGCCTGTTCGGCAACGGCGAGCGCACCGGCAACGTGTGTCTGGTGACGCTGGGCCTGAACCTGTTCTCCCGCGGTGTGGACCCCCAGATCGACTTCTCCAACATCGACGAGATTCGGCGCACGGTGGAGTACTGCAACCAGCTGCCGGTGCACGAACGCCACCCCTACGGCGGCGACCTGGTCTACACCGCGTTCTCCGGCAGCCACCAGGACGCCATCAACAAGGGCCTGGACCAGATGAAGATCGACGCCGACGCCGCGGACTCCGACGTCGAGGACATGCTCTGGCAGGTGCCCTACCTGCCGATCGACCCCAAGGACGTCGGGCGCACCTACGAGGCGGTGATCCGGGTCAACTCGCAGTCCGGCAAGGGCGGGGTGGCCTACATCATGAAGGCCGACCACGGCCTGGCCCTGCCGCGGCGGCTGCAGATCGAGTTCTCGCAGGTGATTCAGAAGATCGCCGATGGGGAGGGCGGTGAGGTCTCGCCCAAAGAGATGTGGGACGCGTTCTCCGAGGAGTACCTGAGGCCGATCCTGCCGCTGGAACGGGTCAGGCAGCACGTCGATGCCTCCGAGGAGGACACCGGCACCACCAGCATCACCGCAACGGTCAAGGTCAACGGCGTCGAGACCGAGATCAAGGGCGCCGGCAACGGCCCGCTAGCCGCTTTCGTCGACGCGCTCGGCGGCGTCGGTTTCGACGTTTCCGTCCTGGACTACTCCGAGCACGCCATGAGTGCCGGCGAAGAAGCCCAGGCGGCGGCCTACGTCGAAGCGTCCGTGGCTGGGCGCACGGTCTGGGGTGTCGGGATCGCGCCGTCGATCACCGCGGCGTCACTGCGCGCCGTCGTCTCGGCGGTCAACCGGGCGTCCCGAGACTAG
- a CDS encoding HipA domain-containing protein, producing the protein MNIDLWLGGVLTAQAILKPGGRKVVIEYTDEGRHGYGGGAPILSCSLPSTAGPNAPTASRAFLEGLLPEGRALQTAAARLRGVELDLAGAPATPSDVVALLAEYGRECAGAVVAVPSGEGLPSGGHPSNPLTEQDLADLIRNLPMKPLGADPAKGIRMSLAGAQDKLLLTRVDGRWCIPIDGYPSTHIVKPTTVWPHSAENEALILSLSRACALSHNEAWVERMGDTAVLVVERYDRSVTSDGTIERLHQEDMCQAVGLRPKDKYLIGRPSDRMVRVLREFAESPQREITAIYKQVAFRALVGDEDGHGKNYSLILSEGTVETAPLYDSLCTLEYPDLSGTMGTKIAAQQTLAKVDRQALADEARAMGLPAAVAEHALDELVAHVRSGIANLSADITEGWASEHVIETVLARAKRLEAGERLGAASVPRRPSRTLDAATVDRRGTGPAS; encoded by the coding sequence ATGAATATCGACTTATGGCTGGGCGGAGTACTCACTGCGCAAGCCATTCTGAAACCAGGCGGGCGCAAAGTGGTGATCGAGTACACCGACGAGGGTCGTCACGGCTACGGCGGTGGTGCGCCCATCCTGTCCTGCTCCCTGCCGTCCACGGCCGGACCGAATGCACCCACGGCCTCACGGGCATTCTTGGAGGGCCTGCTTCCGGAAGGTCGTGCATTGCAGACGGCCGCCGCTCGGTTGCGCGGGGTTGAACTCGATCTGGCGGGCGCTCCTGCGACCCCCTCCGACGTCGTGGCGCTGCTTGCAGAATACGGGCGGGAGTGTGCCGGCGCAGTCGTCGCCGTGCCCAGCGGAGAAGGGTTGCCATCTGGAGGCCATCCGTCTAACCCGCTGACCGAACAGGACCTTGCCGATCTGATCCGAAATCTCCCGATGAAGCCACTGGGGGCCGACCCCGCCAAGGGAATCCGGATGTCCCTTGCCGGCGCTCAGGACAAACTGCTGCTGACCCGTGTCGACGGACGGTGGTGCATACCCATCGACGGCTATCCGTCTACGCACATCGTCAAGCCCACCACGGTGTGGCCCCACAGCGCCGAGAACGAGGCGCTAATACTGAGCCTGTCGCGGGCATGCGCCCTGTCGCACAACGAGGCGTGGGTCGAGCGGATGGGCGACACTGCCGTGCTCGTTGTCGAGCGATATGACCGCAGCGTCACCAGCGACGGAACGATCGAACGCCTGCACCAGGAAGACATGTGCCAGGCCGTCGGGCTGCGGCCGAAAGACAAGTACCTGATCGGTCGGCCGTCCGATCGTATGGTGCGTGTGCTTCGCGAATTCGCCGAATCCCCGCAGCGGGAAATAACGGCCATCTACAAGCAAGTTGCGTTCCGCGCGCTCGTCGGCGACGAGGATGGCCACGGTAAGAACTACTCGTTGATCTTGTCTGAGGGAACAGTCGAAACAGCTCCTCTGTATGACTCGCTATGCACGTTGGAGTATCCCGACCTGTCCGGAACGATGGGCACGAAGATCGCCGCCCAGCAGACGCTGGCCAAGGTAGATCGACAGGCACTTGCCGACGAGGCGAGGGCGATGGGTCTCCCGGCCGCAGTTGCCGAACACGCTCTCGATGAACTCGTTGCTCACGTTCGATCCGGCATCGCAAACCTCTCCGCCGACATCACCGAAGGCTGGGCCTCGGAACACGTGATTGAGACCGTCCTTGCGCGGGCGAAGCGACTAGAAGCGGGGGAGCGGCTCGGCGCAGCCAGCGTTCCACGACGGCCAAGCCGAACACTGGACGCGGCCACCGTTGACCGACGTGGAACCGGCCCTGCCAGTTAA
- a CDS encoding helix-turn-helix domain-containing protein, whose protein sequence is MSTSEMIARSAPALGRALRAARQARGMTQSELAERSRTNRFSIAQLEAGETTKAMEKLFEALAALELELVVRPRQGWKAR, encoded by the coding sequence ATGTCAACATCGGAGATGATCGCACGTTCGGCGCCAGCGCTCGGGCGTGCGCTGCGCGCCGCGCGCCAGGCTCGGGGCATGACCCAGAGCGAACTTGCTGAGCGATCTCGAACCAACCGCTTTTCCATCGCCCAACTCGAGGCCGGCGAAACCACCAAGGCGATGGAGAAGCTGTTCGAGGCACTTGCGGCGCTCGAACTCGAACTGGTTGTCCGCCCGCGCCAGGGCTGGAAAGCCCGATGA